The following are encoded in a window of Sphaerisporangium siamense genomic DNA:
- a CDS encoding NADH-quinone oxidoreductase subunit A, which produces MELYVPILVLAVLAAGFAVFSVGIAPFTGPKRWNRAKLDAYECGIEPTPQPVGGGRFPLKYMITAMLFIVFDIEIIFLYPWAVAFDKLGVFGLVEMVLFIVTVLVAYAYVWRRRGLDWD; this is translated from the coding sequence ATGGAACTGTACGTACCAATATTGGTGCTCGCGGTCCTCGCGGCGGGATTCGCCGTCTTCTCCGTGGGCATCGCCCCGTTCACCGGCCCCAAGCGGTGGAACCGGGCGAAGCTCGACGCCTACGAATGCGGCATCGAGCCCACCCCGCAGCCCGTCGGCGGCGGCCGGTTCCCGCTGAAGTACATGATCACCGCGATGCTCTTCATCGTGTTCGACATCGAGATCATCTTCCTTTATCCGTGGGCGGTCGCGTTCGACAAGCTCGGGGTCTTCGGACTGGTCGAGATGGTGCTGTTCATCGTCACCGTCCTGGTCGCCTACGCCTACGTGTGGCGCCGCCGCGGCCTGGACTGGGACTGA
- a CDS encoding BldC family transcriptional regulator, with amino-acid sequence MRGGEIVESSSERLLTPGEVAALFRVDPKTVTRWAAAGRISSIRTPGGHRRFRESEVHALLRGEEVLTAERPGGDSPRV; translated from the coding sequence ATGCGAGGGGGAGAGATTGTGGAGAGTAGCAGCGAACGTCTGCTGACCCCCGGAGAGGTTGCCGCCCTCTTCCGGGTCGATCCAAAAACGGTGACGCGCTGGGCAGCGGCAGGCCGTATCAGCAGCATCCGTACCCCCGGAGGGCACCGGCGTTTCCGCGAGTCGGAGGTGCACGCTCTCCTGCGTGGCGAGGAAGTTCTCACGGCCGAACGGCCGGGCGGCGACTCGCCGCGTGTCTGA
- a CDS encoding NADH-quinone oxidoreductase subunit C, with product MSTGPTNPDNLPGVPEEPVARRGMFGVSGSGDTSGYGRLVVRRAPKPSSARPYGGYFDEVADALEAAAGESFAGMVERVVADRGELTLHVSREHLSAVMSHLRDDPALRFELSLGVSGVHYPEDEGAELHAVYHLCSITYNRRVRVEVTCPDSDPHIPSTVSVYPTHDWHERETYDFFGIVFDGHPALTRIEMPDDWEGHPQRKDYPLGGIPVEYRGATIPAPDQRRSYA from the coding sequence ATGAGCACTGGACCCACCAACCCCGACAACCTTCCCGGGGTGCCGGAGGAACCCGTCGCGCGCCGCGGCATGTTCGGCGTCAGCGGCTCCGGCGACACCTCGGGCTACGGCCGCCTGGTCGTGCGCCGCGCGCCGAAGCCGTCCAGCGCCAGGCCGTACGGCGGCTACTTCGACGAGGTCGCCGACGCCCTGGAGGCCGCCGCGGGCGAGTCCTTCGCCGGCATGGTCGAGCGCGTCGTCGCCGACCGCGGCGAGCTCACCCTGCACGTGTCGCGCGAGCACCTCTCCGCGGTCATGAGCCACCTCCGGGACGACCCCGCCCTGCGCTTCGAGCTCTCGCTCGGCGTCTCGGGCGTGCACTACCCCGAGGACGAGGGCGCGGAACTGCACGCGGTCTACCACCTGTGCTCGATCACCTACAACCGGCGTGTACGTGTCGAAGTCACCTGTCCCGACTCCGATCCGCACATTCCATCCACGGTTTCGGTCTACCCGACGCACGACTGGCACGAACGCGAGACCTACGACTTCTTCGGGATCGTCTTCGACGGCCACCCCGCCCTGACCCGCATCGAGATGCCGGACGACTGGGAGGGCCACCCGCAGCGCAAGGACTACCCGCTCGGCGGCATCCCGGTGGAGTACCGCGGCGCCACCATCCCCGCGCCGGACCAGAGGAGGTCGTACGCATGA
- a CDS encoding DUF4229 domain-containing protein, which translates to MRPFIVYTASRLGLFAVTLGVLYLIGIHNAFWLLVISFVISGVASYVLLSKQRDAVSEQISKGRKG; encoded by the coding sequence GTGCGACCGTTTATCGTCTACACCGCGTCACGGCTCGGCCTGTTCGCCGTCACCCTCGGTGTGCTCTACCTGATCGGCATCCACAACGCGTTCTGGCTGCTGGTGATCAGTTTCGTGATCAGTGGCGTCGCCAGCTACGTGCTGCTGTCCAAGCAGCGTGACGCGGTGAGTGAGCAGATCAGCAAGGGCCGCAAGGGTTAA
- a CDS encoding delta-60 repeat domain-containing protein, with translation MPTRKPAAAAASLLAGAIALLPCAAARAGTVPHPRVVSPDPVDHTPHVLDGIVNAFALVGRTVVVGGEFTRVREARGGAALRRSNLFAYDLLTGRVDPRFSPEVDGPVRALVAGPRGTVYVGGGFLSAGRPGGRDGAARGLARLSLADGAPAPGFAAPVSGGEVLSLVLRGGKLYVGGDFEGVSGASRPALARLDAATGGLDPSFTVTPGGGRGGSPKVYAMAATRDRLAVDGSFTTLDGLRRPQLGLIDIGMGRPTVAPWHTEAYAPACKEAFPSYVRGLDFSPDGQYFVVVTTGGAKGTGKLCDSAARFETYSPGSPGRAIRPTWVNFTGGDSLYSVAVTGAAVYVGGHQRWLDNPRGSDSAGPGAVPRPGIAAIHPGTGKALTWNPTRDRGIGVKAFLAHKGGLLVGSDTTHLGHEYHARVGMFPLP, from the coding sequence ATGCCGACCCGAAAGCCGGCCGCCGCGGCCGCCTCTCTGCTCGCGGGGGCCATCGCCCTGCTCCCCTGCGCCGCCGCCCGCGCCGGGACCGTCCCGCACCCCCGCGTGGTCTCCCCCGACCCCGTCGACCACACCCCGCACGTGCTCGACGGCATCGTCAACGCCTTCGCCCTGGTGGGGAGGACGGTCGTGGTCGGCGGCGAGTTCACCCGGGTGCGCGAGGCGCGGGGCGGGGCCGCGCTGCGCAGGTCCAACCTGTTCGCCTACGACCTGCTCACCGGCCGGGTGGACCCGCGTTTCTCGCCCGAGGTGGACGGCCCGGTGCGCGCGCTGGTGGCGGGCCCTCGTGGAACGGTCTACGTCGGGGGCGGCTTCCTCTCGGCCGGGCGGCCCGGCGGCCGGGACGGCGCGGCGCGCGGCCTCGCGCGGTTGTCGCTGGCCGACGGCGCCCCGGCGCCGGGCTTCGCCGCGCCGGTGAGCGGCGGCGAGGTGCTGAGCCTGGTGCTCCGGGGCGGCAAGCTGTACGTCGGCGGCGACTTCGAGGGCGTGTCCGGCGCCTCGCGGCCGGCGCTCGCCCGCCTGGACGCCGCGACCGGCGGCCTCGACCCGTCCTTCACCGTCACGCCGGGCGGGGGGAGGGGAGGCTCGCCGAAGGTCTACGCGATGGCCGCGACCCGTGACCGTCTCGCCGTGGACGGCTCGTTCACCACGCTGGACGGCCTGCGCCGCCCTCAGCTGGGCCTGATCGACATCGGCATGGGCCGCCCGACCGTCGCCCCCTGGCACACCGAGGCGTACGCCCCCGCGTGTAAGGAGGCGTTTCCCTCTTACGTTCGGGGCCTGGATTTCTCACCCGACGGGCAGTATTTCGTCGTAGTGACGACAGGCGGCGCGAAGGGCACGGGCAAGCTGTGCGATTCCGCGGCGCGGTTCGAGACGTATTCACCGGGTTCACCGGGCCGCGCGATCCGGCCCACTTGGGTGAACTTCACCGGCGGCGACTCACTGTACTCGGTGGCGGTGACCGGCGCCGCGGTCTACGTCGGCGGGCATCAGCGCTGGCTGGACAACCCGCGGGGCTCGGACTCGGCCGGGCCGGGCGCGGTGCCGAGGCCGGGCATTGCCGCGATTCACCCCGGCACCGGCAAAGCCCTCACATGGAACCCGACTCGCGACCGCGGCATCGGAGTCAAAGCGTTCCTGGCTCACAAAGGCGGCCTTCTCGTCGGAAGCGACACCACGCACCTCGGACACGAGTACCATGCCCGGGTCGGCATGTTCCCGCTCCCTTAA
- a CDS encoding geranylgeranyl reductase family protein has translation MSESTPAADADVIVVGAGPAGSTTAFYLAQAGYDVLLLEKTRFPREKVCGDGLTPRAVKELIAMGVDVDGPGWIRNKGLRVVGGGMRLELAWPELSSYPGYGLVRTRMDFDQILASNAERGGVRLLQGVNVTGPVLDARSGHVTGVTAKRDGESFTARSRLVVAADGNSSRLSLSMGLRKRDDRPMGVAVRTYFTSPRHDDDWLESWLELWDTEPDGSARLLPGYGWVFGVGDGTSNVGLGLLNTSEAFQNLDYRDLLRRWVRNMPAEWEFSEENMTGPVRGAALPMAFNRQPHYTRGLVLVGDAGGMINPFNGEGIAYAMETGRIAADVIATALSAAAPAGRERVLRAYPKTLKDAYGGYFTLGRLFVEAIGKPGVMGFLTRHGLPHPTLMRFALKLLANLTDRRGDASDRIINALSKVTPPA, from the coding sequence GTGAGCGAGTCAACCCCTGCGGCGGACGCCGACGTCATCGTCGTCGGCGCCGGACCCGCGGGTTCGACCACGGCCTTCTACCTCGCGCAGGCCGGCTACGACGTCCTGCTCCTGGAGAAGACCCGGTTCCCGCGCGAGAAGGTGTGCGGGGACGGTCTGACGCCGCGCGCCGTCAAGGAACTGATCGCCATGGGCGTCGACGTCGACGGCCCCGGGTGGATACGCAACAAGGGCCTACGCGTCGTCGGCGGCGGCATGCGCCTGGAACTGGCCTGGCCCGAGCTGTCCAGCTACCCCGGCTACGGCCTGGTCCGCACGCGCATGGACTTCGACCAGATCCTGGCGTCCAACGCCGAGCGCGGCGGCGTCCGGCTCCTGCAGGGCGTCAACGTCACCGGCCCCGTGCTGGACGCGCGCAGCGGCCACGTCACCGGCGTGACCGCCAAGCGGGACGGCGAGTCGTTCACCGCCCGCTCCCGCCTGGTGGTGGCCGCCGACGGCAACTCCTCGCGCCTGTCGCTGTCGATGGGCCTGCGCAAGCGCGACGACCGCCCGATGGGCGTGGCCGTGCGCACGTACTTCACCAGCCCGCGCCACGACGACGACTGGCTGGAGTCCTGGCTGGAGCTGTGGGACACCGAGCCGGACGGCTCGGCACGCCTGCTCCCGGGCTACGGCTGGGTGTTCGGCGTCGGCGACGGCACCAGCAACGTCGGGCTCGGCCTGCTCAACACCAGCGAGGCGTTCCAGAACCTCGACTACCGCGACCTGCTGCGCCGGTGGGTCAGGAACATGCCCGCCGAGTGGGAGTTCTCGGAAGAGAACATGACCGGCCCCGTGCGCGGCGCGGCGCTGCCGATGGCCTTCAACCGGCAGCCTCACTACACCCGCGGCCTCGTCCTCGTCGGCGACGCCGGCGGCATGATCAACCCCTTCAACGGCGAGGGCATCGCCTACGCCATGGAGACCGGCAGGATCGCGGCCGACGTCATCGCGACCGCCCTCTCCGCCGCGGCCCCCGCGGGCCGCGAGCGCGTGCTGCGCGCCTACCCGAAGACGCTCAAGGACGCCTACGGCGGTTACTTCACTCTGGGGCGGCTGTTCGTCGAGGCCATCGGCAAGCCGGGCGTGATGGGCTTTCTCACGCGGCACGGCCTGCCACATCCCACTCTGATGCGGTTCGCTCTGAAACTCCTTGCTAATCTCACGGACCGGCGGGGCGATGCGTCAGACCGGATCATCAACGCCCTGTCCAAGGTCACGCCACCGGCATGA
- a CDS encoding NuoB/complex I 20 kDa subunit family protein, translated as MGLEEKLPSGFILSTVEQAAGWARKNSVWPATFGLACCAIELMATGGPNHDLARFGMERASASPRQADLMIVAGRLSQKMAPVLRQIYDQMAEPKWVIAMGVCASSGGMFNNYAIVQGVDHVVPVDIYLPGCPPRPEMLIDAIVKLHDKIQNMKFGAHRAKQIDELELQALRSLPLIDQGTPK; from the coding sequence ATGGGTCTCGAAGAGAAATTGCCGAGCGGGTTCATCCTGTCGACCGTGGAACAGGCGGCCGGGTGGGCGCGTAAGAACTCGGTGTGGCCGGCGACGTTCGGCCTGGCCTGCTGCGCCATCGAGCTGATGGCCACGGGCGGTCCGAACCACGACCTGGCCAGGTTCGGCATGGAACGCGCGTCGGCCTCCCCCCGCCAGGCCGACCTGATGATCGTGGCCGGCAGGCTCTCGCAGAAGATGGCGCCCGTGCTGCGCCAGATCTACGACCAGATGGCCGAGCCCAAGTGGGTCATCGCCATGGGCGTGTGCGCCTCCAGCGGTGGCATGTTCAACAACTACGCGATCGTGCAGGGCGTGGACCACGTCGTGCCCGTGGACATCTACCTGCCCGGCTGCCCGCCGCGCCCCGAGATGCTCATCGACGCGATCGTCAAGCTGCACGACAAGATCCAGAACATGAAGTTCGGCGCCCACCGCGCCAAGCAGATCGACGAGCTGGAGCTCCAGGCTCTGCGGTCGCTGCCGCTCATCGATCAGGGGACCCCGAAATGA
- the nuoE gene encoding NADH-quinone oxidoreductase subunit NuoE, with the protein MTTFSPEVRERLERDAKEIIGRYPKSRSALLPLLHLVQSEEGYVSDAGHEFCAEMLGLSKAEVVGVSTFYTMYKRRPAGEYHVGVCINSLCAIMGGDQIWEELSEHVGAGNGETTADGKISLERLECNAACDFAPVMMVNWEFFDNQTPETAKQLVDDLRAGKEVAPTRGPGRLCTFKEASRVLAGLPDGQAGDGPTAAGASLEGLKVAKANGWTAPAPSKGATE; encoded by the coding sequence GTGACGACATTCTCGCCGGAAGTCCGCGAGCGTCTCGAACGCGACGCCAAAGAGATCATCGGCCGTTACCCGAAGAGCCGCTCGGCGCTGCTGCCGCTGCTCCACCTGGTGCAGTCGGAGGAGGGCTACGTCTCCGACGCCGGGCACGAGTTCTGCGCCGAGATGCTCGGCCTCAGCAAGGCCGAGGTCGTGGGCGTGTCGACGTTCTACACGATGTACAAGCGCAGGCCCGCGGGCGAGTATCACGTCGGCGTGTGCATCAACTCGCTGTGCGCGATCATGGGCGGCGACCAGATCTGGGAGGAGCTCAGCGAGCACGTCGGCGCCGGCAACGGCGAGACCACCGCCGACGGCAAGATCTCGCTGGAGCGCCTGGAGTGCAACGCGGCCTGCGACTTCGCGCCGGTCATGATGGTCAACTGGGAGTTCTTCGACAACCAGACCCCCGAGACCGCCAAGCAGCTCGTCGACGACCTGCGCGCCGGCAAGGAGGTCGCCCCCACGCGCGGCCCCGGCCGCCTGTGCACCTTCAAGGAGGCCTCGCGCGTGCTCGCCGGCCTGCCCGACGGCCAGGCGGGCGACGGCCCCACGGCCGCGGGCGCCTCCCTTGAGGGCCTCAAGGTCGCCAAGGCGAACGGCTGGACCGCCCCCGCGCCCTCGAAGGGGGCCACCGAATGA
- a CDS encoding NADH-quinone oxidoreductase subunit D, which yields MTAIHDETSGDAAEGRVYNVNGQDWDDVVGAVAESAEERLVVNMGPQHPSTHGVLRLVLTLDGESVTEARVGIGYLHTGIEKNMEFRTWTQGVTFVTRMDYLSPIFNEAAYCLAVEKLLGITDRVPARAQAIRVMMMELNRISSHLVAIATFGMELGATTPMLFGFRERELVLDLFEYITGLRMNMAYVRPGGVSVDLPAGAVDKIGEFLKIMPVRIKEMRKLLDENPAYTRRTKDVAYLDLTGCMALGITGPMLRAAGLPWDLRKSQPYCGYETYDFDVPVETTCDVYGRYLVRVAEMEESLKIIGQCLDRLSGSELKGKPVMIEDKKIGWPSQLALGPDGLGNSPDHIAHIMSTSMEALIHHFKLVTEGFRVPAGQAYVAVESPRGELGAHVVSDGGTRPYRVHFRDPSFTNLQAVPATCEGGMVADVIAAVASIDPVMGGVDR from the coding sequence ATGACCGCCATCCACGACGAGACCTCGGGCGACGCGGCCGAGGGCCGGGTCTACAACGTCAACGGCCAGGACTGGGACGACGTCGTCGGCGCGGTCGCCGAGTCGGCGGAGGAGCGCCTGGTCGTCAACATGGGCCCGCAGCACCCGTCCACGCACGGCGTGCTCCGGCTCGTGCTCACCCTCGACGGCGAGTCGGTCACCGAGGCCCGGGTGGGCATCGGTTACCTGCACACCGGCATCGAGAAGAACATGGAGTTCCGGACGTGGACCCAGGGGGTCACGTTCGTCACCCGCATGGACTATCTCTCGCCGATCTTCAACGAGGCGGCGTACTGCCTGGCGGTCGAGAAGCTCCTCGGCATCACCGACCGGGTGCCCGCCCGCGCGCAGGCCATCCGGGTCATGATGATGGAGCTCAACCGCATCTCCTCCCACCTGGTGGCCATCGCGACCTTCGGCATGGAGCTCGGCGCCACCACGCCGATGCTGTTCGGCTTCCGCGAGCGCGAGTTGGTGCTCGACCTGTTCGAGTACATCACCGGCCTGCGCATGAACATGGCCTACGTCCGGCCGGGCGGCGTCTCCGTCGACCTGCCCGCCGGGGCGGTCGACAAGATCGGCGAGTTCCTCAAGATCATGCCGGTGCGCATCAAGGAGATGCGCAAGCTGCTGGACGAGAACCCGGCCTACACCCGGCGCACCAAGGACGTCGCCTACCTCGACCTCACCGGCTGCATGGCCCTCGGCATCACCGGCCCCATGCTGCGCGCCGCCGGCCTGCCGTGGGACCTGCGCAAGTCGCAGCCCTACTGCGGCTACGAGACCTACGACTTCGACGTGCCGGTCGAGACCACCTGCGACGTCTACGGCCGCTACCTCGTGCGCGTGGCCGAGATGGAGGAGTCCCTCAAGATCATCGGGCAGTGCCTGGACCGGCTCTCCGGATCCGAGCTCAAGGGCAAGCCCGTCATGATCGAGGACAAGAAGATCGGCTGGCCGTCGCAGCTCGCGCTCGGCCCCGACGGGCTCGGCAACTCGCCCGACCACATCGCCCACATCATGAGCACCTCCATGGAAGCGCTCATCCACCACTTCAAGCTGGTGACCGAGGGCTTCCGGGTCCCCGCCGGGCAGGCGTACGTCGCGGTGGAGTCGCCGCGCGGCGAGCTCGGCGCGCACGTGGTGAGCGACGGCGGCACGCGCCCCTACCGCGTGCACTTCCGCGACCCGTCCTTCACGAACCTGCAGGCGGTGCCCGCCACCTGCGAAGGCGGCATGGTCGCCGACGTGATCGCCGCGGTCGCATCGATCGACCCGGTCATGGGAGGTGTGGACCGGTGA
- a CDS encoding demethylmenaquinone methyltransferase has translation MTRASLDKRPHEVAAMFDRTARRYDLVNDVLSLGQDRLWRRATAAAVDAGPGELVLDLAAGTGTSSESFTGLGARAIACDFSLGMLRTGAARRGSSGLDAGPGGVTFVAGDALRLPFADDTFDVATISFGLRNVNDTVEALREMLRVTRPGGRLVICEFSRPTIKSFDLVYSQYLMRLLPPVARVVSSNPDSYEYLAESIRAWPDQAGLARLVREAGWERVAWRNLSLGIVALHRAVKPTVGK, from the coding sequence ATGACGCGTGCTTCCCTGGACAAGCGACCGCACGAGGTCGCGGCGATGTTCGATCGCACGGCCCGGCGTTACGACTTGGTCAACGATGTCCTATCTCTCGGCCAAGACCGCCTCTGGCGCAGAGCGACCGCCGCCGCCGTCGACGCGGGCCCGGGTGAGCTGGTCCTCGACCTGGCCGCCGGCACGGGCACCTCGTCGGAGTCGTTCACCGGCCTGGGGGCGCGCGCGATCGCCTGCGACTTCTCGCTCGGCATGCTGCGCACGGGCGCCGCCCGGCGCGGGAGCTCGGGCCTGGACGCGGGCCCCGGCGGTGTCACCTTCGTCGCCGGGGACGCCCTGCGCCTGCCGTTCGCCGACGACACCTTCGACGTCGCGACCATCTCGTTCGGGTTGCGAAACGTCAACGACACGGTGGAGGCGCTGCGTGAGATGCTGCGCGTCACCAGGCCCGGCGGACGGCTCGTGATCTGCGAGTTCTCCCGGCCGACGATCAAGTCGTTCGACCTGGTTTACAGCCAATATCTGATGCGGCTGCTGCCTCCCGTGGCCCGTGTGGTCAGCTCCAATCCCGACTCCTACGAATATCTCGCCGAGTCGATCCGCGCCTGGCCCGACCAGGCCGGCCTGGCCCGGCTGGTGCGCGAGGCGGGGTGGGAACGGGTCGCCTGGCGCAATCTTTCGCTCGGCATCGTGGCACTGCATCGGGCGGTTAAACCAACCGTGGGCAAGTAG